TATCTTCATATACACCTCTCACAACAGCTGTACAAGTGCTTTATGGCAAAACACTTCCAAATAGATTTAGTTGTGTTTTGCAGTCATTAAGTTGAGGCAATCATAACAGACAGTTTATGTAACTCAAATGTTAGTCAGGCTGGTGCTGAATTAAAATGTCATTAAAGTCTTTGCAAAATTATGGCAAGCAAGTTCGGACAGTCTGATGTTGCTTTGTTTGCATTCTTTATAAGATGGATGTGGAGAGAGTTAGTTTAAATAACCCTCAGTATATCACAGTACATTCATCCCTACTGACTCACTTTttctattcattttttttccctcagaaAATTATatattgtgtctgtctgtgcatgtatgtgtgtgtgtgtgtgtgtgcgtgtgtctgtctgtctgtctgtcggtccaATTCTGTGGGTGTGTTTCTGAATATGCATGCTTGTCTGGGAGttgtgtgggtgcttgtgtgtgtgcttgtgtgtgtggcaagtgcaAAGGAGGGGGTCACACTCTTCCCGAACCAATCACAATCGAACCCGATTGTTCCGGTTGGGCTCCGAAACAGTATAAAGACCCGGCAGGGACGAGGCAAAGACACATCGAAAGGAGAAGAGCAGAAGAACCAGCAGCAGTTCAGCCAGAAGAGCAAGCAAAGGGCCACGACAACTTGACCTATTCTTTCAGCTGAAGcgaaaaacagaaaacaacagcaGAACCATGAAGACCTTCGCCATCCTCACCCTCTTCGCCGTGCTGTCCGTCTGCCTGTCCAACCAAGGTAAGGTCACTCTCTCCGCTTCCCGTCGTCCTCACCTGAGGACAGTTCTGAGGACACTGATGGAGAATTGTGCTCCGCTACGACCAGGGTAGACAGAGGGTCTTTGGGTTACTGTAGCATAGACAGCGTTGTCTTtgcctgactgagtgtttgTTTCAACTGACCAGACATGGCCATGGAGGCTTCCTTTGACCCTGAAGCAGCTGCAGCTGCGGCCCCCGATGCCTCGGCCTCCTCCTCGGCCTCAGACTCCTCTGCCTCCGATTCTTCAGCCTCCGACTCTTCCGCCTCCGACTCCTCCGCTTCTGACTCCTCCGCCTCGGATTCTTCAGCCTCCGACTCCTCTGCCGCCGATTCCTCGGCTTCCGACTCTTCTGCCTCCGATTCCTCGGCTTCTGactcctccgcctcctcttcttcctcctcttcctccgagTCTACTGAAGGTAAGCCATCTTACAACATATCAGTGGTGGGTTCTCCTCCAACTAGAAGTAATATACCATGCCATTACTACAGAGCTACAATTCTGATAGCTTAATTGGTGATCAGAGTCTAACAATTCAACTATTAGAGGTGAATATGTGAGTCTTGAAGCGGTACATATGATAACCTACTCAGGCTCTACTCAGACTAGCAATTAAAGACCAGCCCATTACAATGCAGGGGTGCTTGCTCTGGCTCCAAGGCTGAACTATACTGCTCAAACaaataagggaacacttacagttttccacaattgttaaaacacattttttgaaaccgtCCACCCTTTTCTCCTATCTCAAACTaaattcacagaatgtctgacagttcttgcaaaataaaacactcgcctcaaaagttttacttgtgctcagaaccaaatagtatcagagtaccgatccagtgcaTGACTGAAGTGttctcttaattttttttagCAGTATAGTTCCCTCTTCACTGTAAAGCGCTTTGGGTGCCTTTAAAAGTcctatataaatgcaatgtgttgttgctgttgttgttgatgaactctctctctctttctctctctctcttttccccactCAACACAGACGctaccacggctgcccctgagGTGGAGGTGATCGTGAGGAAGAGGGACGTGGCCGCTGCCCTCCTCAGGAGACACAGGAGAGCCGGAACGCCCGCCGCTGACCTCTCCCCCGTGCAGCTGGAGAGGTAAACAAACATCCGCCCaacctccatccatccatccctccctcccccctctctctctctctctctctctctctccacacacgtGCCTCTGCCTTGTTAGAGCTGTCAGACACACGTCCTGCTGCGCAGTATATATGGCAAGCAGCCCCATGtaaatacatgcatgtgtaATTGCAGCAGACACCCCAACCTCCTTGTTAAAGCAGCAAGGGCGTGAGCTAAACATGTGCATTATTTGCTTCAGGGCATGTGGTTGGGTGGAAGCATTCGATGCGATGCCTGGAGAGGCTTGGGAATGTAAA
This window of the Alosa alosa isolate M-15738 ecotype Scorff River chromosome 7, AALO_Geno_1.1, whole genome shotgun sequence genome carries:
- the bglapl gene encoding bone gamma-carboxyglutamate (gla) protein, like, giving the protein MKTFAILTLFAVLSVCLSNQDMAMEASFDPEAAAAAAPDASASSSASDSSASDSSASDSSASDSSASDSSASDSSASDSSAADSSASDSSASDSSASDSSASSSSSSSSESTEDATTAAPEVEVIVRKRDVAAALLRRHRRAGTPAADLSPVQLESLHEVCEVNLACEHMAETAGIVAAYTAYYGPVPF